Proteins from a genomic interval of Paracoccus methylovorus:
- a CDS encoding TRAP transporter large permease, protein MQLTDTQSEAELALGGIEALAEPKRAERWMRPVEVLAAGLLMMMIVTVLANVFFRYVLAKPLIWGDEVASISFIWMAMLGSALAVDRHEHMKLTVVLPLLPERVARVAEVAGQALVCLLLLRLLPVAIEYAYEESFVRSPALGLPMSYRAAALPAGIGLMAVLAVISLLRTREWRIIAGTAVVTAAAVVVLWYARPALMGIGNWNLPIWLGLLVAVLLCVGVPIAFCFALGTLAYLTFASHAPIFVMMGRIDEGMSSLILLSVPVFVLLGCILDATGMGKAIVNFLASLLGHVKAGMSYVLLGSMFLVSGISGSKVSDMATVAPALFPEMRRRGHSAPEMTALLATGAAMADTVPPSIVLIVLGSVAGVSIAGLFISGFAIAMVLLVMLAILARWKARNEDMSGVFRATLPLIGKAAIIATPALVLPFMIRSLVGGGVATATEVSTIAVVYAFVIGVVLYGGIPIRKVGTMLVETAAMSGAILLILGAASSMAWALTQSGFARDLMNIVTNLPGGWVVFMLASIVIFLVLGCVLEGLPAIVLLAPIMFPIARGLGIHDIHYAMVIVTAMNIGLMAPPIGIGFYIACKIANVPADQVMRRIWPYLAALMIGLLAIAAVPWFSTALL, encoded by the coding sequence TGGATGCGTCCGGTCGAGGTGCTGGCTGCCGGCCTGCTGATGATGATGATCGTCACGGTGCTGGCGAACGTGTTCTTTCGCTATGTGCTGGCCAAGCCGCTGATCTGGGGCGACGAGGTCGCGTCGATCAGCTTTATCTGGATGGCGATGCTGGGCTCGGCCCTGGCGGTGGACCGTCACGAACACATGAAGCTGACCGTGGTCCTGCCGCTGCTGCCCGAACGGGTGGCCCGGGTGGCCGAGGTGGCTGGACAGGCGCTGGTCTGTCTTTTGCTGCTCCGGCTTTTGCCGGTCGCAATCGAATATGCCTATGAGGAAAGCTTTGTCAGGTCGCCGGCGCTGGGGCTGCCGATGTCATACCGTGCCGCAGCCCTGCCGGCCGGCATCGGGTTGATGGCGGTGCTGGCGGTGATTTCGCTGCTGCGCACGCGCGAATGGCGCATCATTGCCGGCACGGCGGTGGTGACGGCGGCGGCGGTTGTGGTGCTGTGGTATGCCCGACCCGCGCTGATGGGGATCGGCAACTGGAACCTTCCGATCTGGCTGGGCCTGCTGGTGGCGGTGCTGCTGTGTGTCGGCGTGCCCATCGCCTTTTGCTTTGCGCTGGGGACCTTGGCCTACCTGACCTTTGCCAGCCATGCGCCGATCTTCGTAATGATGGGCCGCATAGACGAGGGCATGTCCTCGCTGATCCTGCTGTCGGTGCCGGTCTTCGTGCTGCTGGGTTGCATCCTCGATGCCACCGGCATGGGCAAGGCCATCGTCAACTTTCTGGCCTCGCTGCTGGGTCATGTGAAGGCGGGGATGAGCTATGTCCTGCTGGGGTCGATGTTCCTCGTGTCGGGGATTTCCGGCTCCAAGGTCTCGGACATGGCGACCGTGGCCCCGGCGCTTTTCCCCGAGATGCGCCGTCGTGGCCATTCCGCGCCCGAGATGACGGCGTTGCTGGCCACCGGGGCCGCCATGGCCGATACGGTGCCGCCCTCGATCGTGCTGATCGTGCTGGGCTCGGTCGCAGGGGTATCCATCGCCGGGCTTTTCATCTCGGGTTTCGCCATCGCCATGGTCCTGCTGGTGATGCTTGCCATTCTGGCACGCTGGAAGGCGCGGAACGAGGATATGTCCGGCGTCTTTCGCGCCACCCTACCGCTGATCGGCAAGGCCGCGATCATCGCCACGCCCGCCCTTGTGCTGCCCTTCATGATCCGCAGCCTCGTCGGCGGCGGCGTGGCGACCGCGACCGAGGTTTCGACCATCGCGGTGGTCTATGCCTTTGTGATCGGCGTGGTGCTGTATGGCGGCATCCCGATCCGCAAGGTCGGCACCATGCTGGTCGAGACCGCCGCGATGTCCGGTGCGATCCTGCTGATCCTGGGCGCGGCCTCGTCCATGGCATGGGCGCTGACGCAATCGGGCTTTGCCCGCGACCTGATGAACATCGTGACCAACCTGCCGGGCGGCTGGGTGGTGTTCATGCTGGCCTCGATCGTGATCTTTCTGGTCCTTGGCTGCGTGCTTGAGGGGTTGCCCGCCATCGTGCTGCTGGCGCCGATCATGTTCCCCATCGCGCGCGGCCTTGGAATCCACGATATCCATTACGCCATGGTCATCGTCACGGCGATGAACATCGGCCTGATGGCGCCACCCATCGGCATCGGCTTTTACATCGCCTGCAAGATCGCCAATGTCCCGGCCGATCAGGTGATGCGCCGGATCTGGCCTTATCTGGCCGCGCTGATGATCGGACTTTTGGCCATCGCCGCCGTGCCATGGTTCTCGACCGCTTTGCTTTGA